One Paraburkholderia phytofirmans OLGA172 genomic window carries:
- the vapB gene encoding type II toxin-antitoxin system VapB family antitoxin, translating into MLTKVFRNGNSQAVRIPAELAFDRADVEVEIERVGEELRIRPTRRPLTGVLKKFAKFGPDFMSEGRGDHEQPEREDL; encoded by the coding sequence ATGCTCACCAAAGTCTTTCGCAACGGCAATTCGCAAGCGGTGCGTATTCCAGCCGAATTGGCATTCGACCGCGCCGACGTCGAGGTTGAAATCGAACGAGTTGGCGAAGAATTGCGGATCCGTCCAACCCGGCGTCCGCTGACCGGCGTGCTCAAGAAATTCGCCAAATTCGGGCCAGACTTCATGTCCGAAGGACGTGGAGATCACGAGCAGCCCGAGCGCGAGGATTTGTAA
- a CDS encoding type II toxin-antitoxin system VapC family toxin — protein MPRYMLDTNICIYLMKNQPEQVAKRFAECFVGDVVMSAITFAELEYGVAVSANRARERRNLAALAEDILVMPFDSAAASAYGPIREATREHKKDQFDELIAAHAVALGVVLVTNNERDFAAYPGLRVENWLNG, from the coding sequence ATGCCGCGCTACATGCTCGACACGAATATCTGCATCTACCTGATGAAGAACCAGCCGGAACAGGTTGCGAAGCGCTTTGCGGAATGTTTCGTCGGCGATGTGGTGATGTCTGCCATTACTTTTGCAGAACTCGAATACGGCGTGGCGGTATCGGCGAACCGTGCGCGCGAGCGCCGCAATCTGGCGGCACTCGCCGAAGATATTCTGGTCATGCCGTTCGACAGCGCTGCAGCAAGCGCGTATGGTCCGATTCGCGAGGCGACGCGTGAGCATAAGAAGGATCAGTTCGACGAGCTAATCGCGGCACATGCCGTGGCGCTCGGCGTGGTGCTGGTGACCAACAACGAACGTGACTTCGCCGCGTATCCGGGGCTGCGCGTGGAAAACTGGCTGAACGGCTAG
- the queG gene encoding tRNA epoxyqueuosine(34) reductase QueG, which yields MNRSPESPVSCTPASNDDARAERHFDEAALNALALNIKTWGRELGFGAIGISDTDLSAAEAPLAAWLDAGCHGEMDYMAKHGMKRARPAELVAGTRRVITARIAYLPAQTLSGKAHESALQDTPLAPPDWRAAEHARIADPSAAVVSIYARGRDYHKVMRNRLQHLAEKIEAEIGAFGYRVFTDSAPVLEVELAQKAGIGWRGKHTLLLQRDAGSLFFLGEIYVDVPLPTDAETSPDNAPETPGSHCGSCTRCIGACPTGAIVAPYKVDARRCISYLTIELKGKIPLEMRPLIGNRVYGCDDCQLVCPWNKFAQAAPVADFDVRHGLDRATLVELFAWSAEEFDTRMQGSAIRRIGYESWLRNLAVGMGNALRASSESLSADAREAIVSALKLRVDDPSVVVREHVEWALEAA from the coding sequence ATGAACCGAAGTCCGGAGTCCCCAGTTTCCTGCACGCCTGCGTCTAACGACGATGCGCGTGCCGAACGTCATTTCGATGAAGCGGCGCTGAATGCGCTCGCGCTGAACATCAAAACGTGGGGCCGTGAACTGGGTTTCGGGGCGATCGGTATCAGCGACACCGATCTCTCCGCTGCCGAGGCGCCGCTCGCAGCATGGCTGGACGCGGGTTGCCACGGCGAGATGGATTATATGGCGAAACACGGCATGAAACGCGCGCGCCCCGCCGAGCTTGTGGCCGGCACGCGACGTGTGATTACCGCGCGCATCGCCTATTTGCCCGCTCAGACGTTGAGTGGAAAGGCGCACGAAAGCGCATTGCAGGACACGCCGCTGGCACCGCCAGACTGGCGCGCAGCCGAGCATGCGCGGATTGCGGACCCGTCGGCTGCGGTGGTGTCGATCTATGCGCGGGGCCGCGATTATCACAAGGTAATGCGTAACCGTCTGCAACATCTGGCCGAGAAAATCGAGGCGGAGATCGGCGCGTTCGGCTACCGCGTATTTACCGATTCGGCGCCGGTGCTCGAAGTAGAACTTGCCCAGAAGGCCGGAATCGGCTGGCGCGGCAAACACACGCTGTTGCTGCAGCGCGATGCCGGTTCGCTGTTTTTTCTCGGCGAAATCTACGTCGACGTGCCGCTGCCCACCGATGCCGAGACCTCGCCCGACAATGCGCCCGAAACGCCGGGTTCGCATTGCGGCAGTTGCACGCGCTGCATCGGCGCATGCCCGACGGGTGCGATTGTGGCGCCCTACAAGGTCGACGCACGCCGCTGTATTTCGTATCTGACGATCGAATTGAAGGGCAAGATTCCCCTGGAAATGCGGCCGCTGATCGGTAATCGTGTGTATGGCTGCGACGATTGCCAGCTCGTCTGTCCCTGGAACAAGTTTGCGCAGGCCGCGCCGGTCGCGGATTTCGATGTGCGGCATGGGCTCGATCGCGCGACGCTGGTCGAGTTGTTTGCATGGAGCGCGGAGGAGTTCGATACGCGCATGCAGGGCAGTGCGATTCGCCGCATCGGCTATGAGAGCTGGCTGCGCAATCTGGCGGTGGGGATGGGTAATGCGCTGCGGGCCTCGTCGGAAAGTTTGAGTGCGGATGCGCGTGAGGCGATTGTTAGCGCGCTGAAGTTACGCGTCGATGACCCCTCCGTCGTGGTGCGCGAGCATGTGGAATGGGCGTTGGAAGCGGCGTAA
- the tsaE gene encoding tRNA (adenosine(37)-N6)-threonylcarbamoyltransferase complex ATPase subunit type 1 TsaE: protein MPVNSDLAIQPPADVLLERSFALADEAATNAFGERFARAIESARGFQQTPQQNPQQAAQQHTPGAAGHQAFHGLQVQLVGDLGAGKTTLVRATLRGLGHTGRVRSPTYTLVEPYVLERAAGELALYHFDLYRFTDPAEWADAGFREYFDSGAICLVEWPERAGRLLGVPDLVFALDLDHEGDGRVLVARAYSESGKACLERC, encoded by the coding sequence ATGCCCGTCAATTCCGATCTCGCGATCCAACCGCCCGCCGATGTCCTGCTCGAACGCTCCTTCGCGCTCGCGGACGAGGCCGCCACCAACGCATTCGGCGAGCGCTTTGCACGGGCAATCGAAAGCGCGCGCGGGTTTCAGCAAACCCCGCAGCAAAACCCGCAGCAAGCAGCGCAACAACACACGCCAGGCGCCGCAGGTCATCAGGCATTCCACGGACTGCAAGTCCAACTAGTCGGCGACCTCGGCGCCGGCAAAACCACACTCGTGCGCGCGACCTTGCGCGGCCTCGGCCACACCGGCCGCGTGCGCAGTCCCACCTACACACTCGTCGAACCCTACGTGCTTGAGCGGGCCGCCGGGGAACTCGCGCTCTATCACTTCGATCTGTACAGATTCACCGACCCGGCCGAATGGGCTGACGCGGGCTTTCGCGAGTACTTCGATAGCGGCGCCATCTGCCTCGTCGAATGGCCAGAGCGCGCCGGGCGTCTCCTTGGCGTGCCGGATCTCGTCTTCGCGCTCGACCTGGACCACGAGGGCGACGGCCGGGTACTCGTCGCGCGGGCATACAGCGAATCAGGAAAGGCATGTCTCGAAAGATGTTGA
- a CDS encoding YajQ family cyclic di-GMP-binding protein, with product MPSFDVVCEADMIEVKNAIEQSNKEISTRFDFKGSDARVEHKESEITAYADDDFKLGQVKDVLLSKMAKRNVDVRFLDYGKVEKIGGDKVKQVIKIKKGVSGDLSKKIVRLVKDSKIKVQASIQGDAVRITGGKRDDLQSVIAMLRKDVTDTPLDFNNFRD from the coding sequence ATGCCATCGTTTGACGTCGTCTGCGAAGCGGACATGATCGAAGTCAAGAACGCGATCGAGCAGTCCAACAAGGAAATTTCAACCCGCTTCGACTTCAAAGGGTCGGACGCCCGCGTCGAGCACAAGGAAAGCGAAATCACCGCCTACGCCGACGACGATTTCAAGCTCGGCCAGGTCAAAGACGTCCTGCTGTCGAAAATGGCCAAGCGCAATGTGGACGTGCGCTTTCTCGATTACGGCAAGGTCGAGAAGATCGGCGGCGACAAGGTCAAGCAGGTCATCAAGATCAAGAAAGGCGTGTCCGGCGATCTGTCGAAGAAAATCGTGCGTCTCGTGAAGGACAGCAAGATCAAGGTCCAGGCGAGCATTCAGGGCGACGCGGTGCGCATCACCGGCGGCAAGCGCGACGATCTGCAAAGCGTGATAGCGATGCTGCGCAAGGACGTGACCGATACGCCGCTCGACTTCAACAACTTCCGCGACTGA
- the ybaK gene encoding Cys-tRNA(Pro) deacylase: MSKSRHVSETPATQFLRRHGVTFGEHPYDYVEHGGTEESARQLSVDEHHVVKTLVMEDEHAKPLIVLMHGDRTVSTKNLARQIGAKRVEPCKPEVANRHSGYLIGGTSPFGTRKQMPVYVESSILVMDKIWLNGGRRGFLVSIQPKVLTDLLAAKPVQCASVD; this comes from the coding sequence ATGAGCAAATCCAGACACGTCTCCGAAACGCCCGCGACGCAGTTTCTGCGCCGTCACGGCGTCACTTTCGGCGAACATCCTTACGATTACGTCGAGCACGGCGGCACCGAGGAATCGGCGCGCCAGCTTAGCGTGGATGAACATCATGTCGTCAAGACTTTGGTGATGGAAGACGAGCACGCCAAGCCGCTGATCGTGCTGATGCACGGCGACCGCACTGTCAGCACCAAGAATCTGGCGCGGCAGATCGGCGCGAAACGCGTCGAGCCGTGCAAGCCCGAGGTGGCGAACCGGCATTCGGGCTATCTGATCGGCGGCACGTCGCCGTTCGGTACGCGCAAACAGATGCCGGTGTACGTCGAGTCGAGCATCCTCGTGATGGACAAGATCTGGCTGAACGGCGGCCGACGCGGTTTTCTGGTCAGCATCCAGCCCAAGGTATTGACCGACCTGCTGGCGGCGAAGCCGGTTCAGTGCGCGAGCGTCGATTGA
- the xerD gene encoding site-specific tyrosine recombinase XerD gives MSDTVTEDAPAASPLFVASSASIDAFCDALWLEHGLSRNTLDAYRRDLRLFCEWLVQTRDKSLDTASEVDLDAYSAARQKDKSTSANRRLSVFRRYYGWAVREHRTKIDPTVRIRSARQPPRFPSTLTEAQVEALLGAPDIDTPLGLRDRTMLELMYASGLRVTELVTLKTVEVGLNEGVVRVMGKGSKERLIPFGEEAHGWIERYLREARPALLGARATDALFVTSRAEGMTRQQFWNIIKRHAAAADVHAPLSPHTLRHAFATHLLNHGADLRVVQLLLGHTDISTTQIYTHVARERLKSLHAQHHPRG, from the coding sequence ATGAGCGACACCGTGACTGAAGACGCGCCGGCCGCGTCACCTTTGTTTGTGGCGAGCTCGGCCTCGATCGATGCGTTCTGCGACGCGTTGTGGCTCGAGCACGGCTTGTCGCGCAACACGCTCGACGCGTACCGCCGCGATCTGCGGCTGTTCTGCGAATGGCTTGTGCAAACCCGCGACAAGTCGCTCGACACCGCCAGCGAGGTCGATCTCGACGCCTATAGCGCGGCGCGCCAGAAAGACAAATCCACCTCGGCGAACCGGCGGCTCTCGGTGTTTCGCCGCTACTACGGCTGGGCGGTGCGCGAGCATCGCACGAAGATCGATCCGACGGTACGCATCCGTTCAGCCAGGCAACCTCCGCGTTTTCCGTCGACGCTCACTGAAGCGCAAGTCGAAGCGCTGCTCGGTGCTCCGGATATCGACACGCCCTTGGGCCTGCGCGACCGCACCATGCTGGAGTTGATGTACGCGAGCGGTTTGCGTGTCACCGAACTCGTCACGCTGAAGACGGTGGAAGTGGGCCTGAACGAAGGCGTCGTGCGCGTAATGGGCAAGGGTTCGAAAGAGCGCCTGATTCCGTTCGGCGAAGAGGCGCACGGCTGGATCGAACGCTATCTGCGCGAAGCGCGTCCTGCTTTGCTGGGAGCGCGGGCGACGGATGCGCTGTTCGTCACCAGCCGCGCGGAGGGCATGACCCGCCAGCAGTTCTGGAACATCATCAAGCGTCACGCGGCAGCGGCCGACGTGCACGCGCCGCTCTCGCCGCATACGCTGCGGCATGCGTTCGCGACGCACCTGCTGAACCATGGTGCCGATTTGCGCGTCGTGCAATTGCTGCTCGGCCATACGGATATCTCGACCACGCAGATCTATACGCACGTGGCCCGCGAACGGCTGAAGTCGTTGCATGCGCAGCATCACCCGCGGGGGTGA
- the plsY gene encoding glycerol-3-phosphate 1-O-acyltransferase PlsY yields the protein MQNLIVAVVAYLIGSVSFAVIVSAAMGLDDPRSYGSGNPGATNVLRSGSKKAAILTLIGDAFKGWLPVWFVVHFGARYGLDDTSVAIASVAVFLGHLYPIFFRFKGGKGVATAAGVLIAINPILGIATLLTWLIVAFFTRYSSLAALAAAVFAPLFDGFLFGPHVIALAIVVMSSLLVWRHRGNIAKLMHGQESRIGDKKKADAAASAAGGNEP from the coding sequence ATGCAAAACCTGATCGTTGCTGTCGTTGCCTACCTGATCGGCTCGGTGTCGTTTGCCGTGATCGTGAGCGCCGCGATGGGGCTGGACGACCCGCGCTCATACGGCTCGGGCAACCCGGGCGCCACCAACGTGCTGCGCAGCGGCAGCAAGAAGGCTGCGATACTCACCCTGATCGGCGACGCCTTCAAAGGCTGGCTGCCGGTGTGGTTCGTGGTGCACTTCGGCGCGCGTTACGGCCTCGACGATACGTCGGTTGCGATTGCGTCCGTTGCCGTGTTTCTCGGCCACCTGTATCCGATCTTCTTCCGTTTCAAGGGCGGCAAGGGCGTGGCGACCGCAGCCGGCGTGCTGATCGCGATCAACCCGATCCTCGGCATTGCCACCTTGCTGACGTGGCTGATCGTAGCGTTCTTCACACGTTATTCTTCGCTGGCGGCTTTGGCCGCGGCGGTGTTCGCGCCGCTCTTCGACGGCTTTCTGTTCGGGCCACATGTCATCGCACTGGCGATTGTCGTGATGAGCTCGCTGCTGGTATGGCGCCACCGCGGCAATATCGCCAAACTGATGCATGGCCAGGAAAGCCGCATAGGCGACAAGAAGAAAGCCGACGCAGCGGCCAGCGCGGCGGGCGGCAACGAACCTTAA
- a CDS encoding N-acetylmuramoyl-L-alanine amidase yields MSRKMLIKPFRSIESAATATHNWRRRQILRAGASTLVLGLVAPRLAWASSVLGVRVWPARDYTRVTIESDQPLQNTQQLLQGPDRLVVDLSGLDLDQALKDLVSKITPNDPQIQSVRVGQYQPHVVRMVFDLKGSVKPQVFTLPPVGAYKYRLVFDLYPAVAPDPLMDLLAQTERKQQTLDENNAPPATLSGPGTTPPTADNSEAFFERYAQNGSGGTAPSAPRPPVHITPAPAPPILGKPSTPTAPSAPPTALARNKGSNSSGSSAGNLGDDSNGDDSYAFTNPKTGKSNTVRLLTVAIDPGHGGEDPGAIGGSGTYEKHVALDIAKKLRAKIDAQPNMRAMMTRDADFFVPLNVRVQKARRVGADLFVSIHADAFTTPEAKGSSVFALSEHGASSAAARWMANKENSSDQIGGINIKSADASVNRALFDMSTTAQIRDSMRYGNFVLNEIGGINKLHKGSVEQAGFAVLKAPDIPSILVETAFISNPDEERRLNDDAYRDKMADAIMNGIKRYFAANPPLAKNRMT; encoded by the coding sequence ATGTCTCGAAAGATGTTGATCAAACCGTTCCGCTCGATCGAATCGGCGGCTACCGCAACGCATAACTGGCGGCGCCGGCAGATTCTGCGCGCGGGCGCGTCCACGCTGGTGCTCGGCCTGGTCGCTCCGCGTCTCGCGTGGGCGAGCTCGGTGCTGGGCGTGCGGGTTTGGCCGGCGCGCGATTACACGCGCGTGACGATCGAGTCGGATCAGCCTTTGCAGAACACGCAGCAGTTGCTGCAGGGTCCGGACCGGCTGGTGGTCGATCTGAGCGGCCTCGATCTCGATCAGGCGCTGAAGGACCTGGTATCGAAGATTACGCCGAACGATCCGCAGATCCAGTCGGTGCGCGTCGGCCAATATCAGCCGCACGTCGTGCGGATGGTGTTCGATCTGAAGGGCTCGGTGAAACCGCAGGTGTTCACGCTGCCGCCGGTCGGCGCGTACAAATACCGGCTGGTGTTCGACCTGTACCCCGCCGTCGCGCCCGATCCGCTGATGGATCTGCTCGCGCAGACCGAGCGCAAGCAGCAAACGCTGGATGAAAACAACGCTCCGCCCGCCACGTTAAGCGGCCCGGGCACCACACCGCCCACCGCCGATAACAGCGAAGCCTTCTTCGAGCGTTATGCGCAGAACGGCAGCGGCGGAACGGCGCCGAGCGCGCCGCGTCCACCGGTGCATATTACGCCGGCGCCTGCTCCCCCTATCCTCGGCAAGCCTTCGACGCCGACGGCGCCCAGCGCGCCGCCCACGGCGCTTGCCCGCAACAAAGGCAGCAATAGCAGTGGCAGCAGCGCCGGCAACCTCGGTGATGACAGCAACGGCGACGATAGCTACGCCTTCACCAACCCGAAAACCGGCAAGAGCAACACGGTGCGTCTGCTCACCGTCGCGATCGATCCGGGTCACGGCGGCGAGGACCCGGGCGCGATCGGCGGCTCGGGCACTTACGAGAAGCACGTCGCACTCGACATCGCGAAGAAGCTGCGCGCGAAGATCGACGCACAGCCGAACATGCGCGCCATGATGACGCGCGACGCCGACTTCTTCGTGCCGCTTAACGTGCGGGTGCAGAAGGCACGGCGCGTGGGTGCGGACCTGTTCGTGTCGATCCATGCGGACGCGTTCACCACACCCGAAGCGAAGGGCTCGTCGGTGTTCGCCTTGTCGGAGCATGGCGCGTCGAGCGCCGCGGCGCGCTGGATGGCGAACAAGGAGAACTCGTCGGATCAGATCGGCGGTATCAACATCAAGTCCGCCGACGCCTCCGTCAACCGCGCGCTATTCGATATGTCGACCACCGCGCAGATCCGCGATTCGATGCGCTACGGCAATTTCGTGCTCAACGAGATCGGCGGTATCAACAAACTGCACAAAGGTTCGGTCGAGCAGGCCGGGTTTGCCGTGCTGAAGGCGCCGGACATTCCGTCGATCCTCGTGGAGACCGCCTTCATCAGCAATCCGGACGAAGAGCGCCGCCTGAACGACGACGCGTATCGCGACAAGATGGCCGACGCGATCATGAACGGCATCAAGCGCTATTTCGCGGCGAACCCGCCATTGGCGAAGAACCGCATGACCTGA
- a CDS encoding methylated-DNA--[protein]-cysteine S-methyltransferase, whose amino-acid sequence MFNAVIDAPFGKVGIRLEGEAVREIVYLPESTPSVAPDTLLAKQVVEQLERYFERASAKFELPLAAVGTAFQRRVWQAISDIPPGVVLTYGQLARQLGSAPRAVGQACGANYFPIVIPCHRVVSSSGIGGFAHHAGDGFFRNVKRWLLAHEGIPYA is encoded by the coding sequence ATGTTCAACGCAGTGATCGATGCACCGTTCGGCAAGGTCGGCATCCGCCTCGAAGGCGAGGCCGTGCGCGAAATCGTCTATCTGCCGGAGTCGACGCCGAGTGTCGCGCCGGACACGCTTCTGGCAAAGCAGGTCGTAGAGCAGCTCGAGCGATATTTCGAACGTGCGTCCGCGAAGTTCGAATTGCCGCTGGCAGCGGTTGGCACCGCGTTTCAGCGGCGCGTATGGCAAGCGATCAGCGACATTCCGCCGGGCGTCGTACTGACCTATGGGCAACTGGCAAGGCAGCTCGGTAGCGCTCCTCGCGCGGTCGGTCAGGCGTGCGGGGCAAATTACTTCCCGATCGTGATTCCGTGTCATCGGGTGGTCAGTTCGAGCGGCATCGGCGGATTCGCGCATCACGCCGGAGATGGTTTCTTTCGCAACGTCAAGCGCTGGCTTCTGGCGCATGAAGGCATTCCCTACGCATGA
- the murB gene encoding UDP-N-acetylmuramate dehydrogenase — MSQSDSAAFIAGYPLKAHNTFGFEVRAQFACRIEREAQLMAAVRDPRAAGLPRLVLGGGSNVVLTDDFAGLVLLVALQGRRVVREDHDAWYVEAAAGEPWHDFVAWTLAQGLPGLENLALIPGTVGAAPIQNIGAYGLEMCERFASLRAIELETGAVVELDADACRFGYRDSFFKREGRDRFVITSVTFRLPKVWQPRAGYADIARELAASEHASAAPSAQAIFAAVVAVRRAKLPDPLQLGNAGSFFKNPVVEATQFEALKLKEPEVVSYPQPDGRVKLAAGWLIDRCGWKGRAMGAAAVHERQALVLVNLGGANGAEVLALAKAVQRDVLARFGVELEAEPVCL, encoded by the coding sequence ATGTCCCAATCCGACTCCGCCGCGTTCATTGCCGGCTATCCGCTGAAGGCGCATAACACCTTCGGTTTCGAGGTTCGCGCGCAGTTTGCGTGCCGGATCGAGCGTGAAGCGCAATTGATGGCTGCCGTGCGCGATCCGCGTGCCGCCGGCTTGCCGCGGCTGGTGCTGGGCGGCGGCAGCAATGTCGTGCTGACGGATGACTTCGCCGGTCTGGTGCTGCTGGTGGCGCTGCAAGGCCGCCGCGTCGTGCGCGAGGACCACGACGCATGGTACGTCGAGGCGGCCGCCGGCGAGCCGTGGCATGACTTTGTCGCATGGACTTTGGCGCAAGGGCTGCCTGGGTTGGAGAATCTCGCGCTGATCCCGGGGACGGTGGGGGCGGCGCCGATTCAGAATATCGGCGCGTATGGTCTGGAGATGTGCGAGCGGTTTGCGTCGCTGCGGGCGATTGAGCTGGAAACGGGCGCCGTAGTCGAGCTCGATGCCGACGCTTGCCGATTCGGTTACCGCGATAGTTTTTTCAAGCGGGAAGGGCGCGACCGTTTTGTGATTACTTCGGTCACTTTCCGTTTGCCGAAGGTGTGGCAGCCGCGCGCCGGGTATGCGGATATCGCGCGTGAACTGGCTGCGAGTGAGCATGCCAGTGCAGCGCCGAGTGCACAGGCGATTTTCGCCGCGGTCGTCGCGGTGCGGCGCGCCAAGCTGCCCGACCCGCTTCAGCTAGGGAACGCCGGGAGTTTCTTCAAGAATCCGGTCGTGGAGGCAACGCAGTTCGAGGCGCTGAAGCTTAAGGAGCCCGAGGTCGTGTCTTATCCGCAACCGGACGGCCGGGTGAAGCTCGCGGCGGGCTGGTTGATCGATCGATGTGGCTGGAAAGGCCGCGCGATGGGCGCCGCGGCCGTGCATGAGCGGCAGGCGCTGGTGCTGGTGAATCTCGGCGGAGCGAACGGAGCGGAGGTGTTGGCGCTCGCGAAGGCGGTTCAGCGGGATGTGCTGGCGCGGTTTGGGGTGGAGTTGGAGGCTGAGCCGGTTTGTTTGTGA
- a CDS encoding class I adenylate-forming enzyme family protein → MRLDSSTRSTIDIPALLAALPARIADIPALAAARDPQHVALIEDARRLTNAQLLEAVDAAAALLRNWGVRGGDRVMIVAENSIVQIVLLFATAKLDAWALVSNARLSAAELDAIRAHAQPRVVAYAVESSADAQQHAQRLQAITAPAITPDIGAWSYTIDTIAKAEPVEAANHRQCAALIYTTGTTGAPKGVMLSHRNLLFIAAVSSRLRKIGPDDIAYAVLPISHVYGFASVCLGSLHAGATLRLAPRFAPEAVRRALAEERVSIFQGVPAMHAKLLEHLQTHGHTWSAPHLRFAYSGGSPLDAALKAHVESVYGLPLHNGYGMTESSPTVSHTMLDAPRSDCSVGEVIPGVEVRFVGLDGVDAAPGEIGELWVRGPNVMLGYYRSPEQTRAAVTEDGWLKTGDLARQDTDGALHIVGRSKELIIRSGFNVYPAEVEHVLNAHPQVVQSAVIGRAVEGNEEVVAFVELIAGAKVSPAELIAWCGERLAPYKRPAEVKVLAALPAASTGKILKHRLRDFV, encoded by the coding sequence TTGAGACTCGATTCATCCACCCGTTCCACGATCGATATTCCCGCGCTGCTGGCAGCCCTGCCCGCGCGTATCGCCGACATTCCAGCGCTCGCCGCCGCGCGCGATCCGCAGCACGTCGCCTTGATCGAGGATGCGCGCCGCCTCACCAATGCGCAACTTCTGGAAGCCGTCGATGCCGCCGCCGCGCTACTGCGCAATTGGGGCGTGCGTGGCGGCGATCGCGTGATGATCGTGGCCGAGAACAGCATCGTGCAGATCGTGCTGCTGTTCGCGACCGCGAAACTCGACGCGTGGGCGCTGGTGTCGAATGCACGCCTGTCAGCAGCCGAACTCGACGCGATCCGTGCGCATGCGCAGCCTCGCGTGGTCGCGTATGCGGTCGAAAGCTCCGCGGATGCCCAACAGCATGCGCAGCGGCTTCAAGCCATCACAGCGCCCGCTATCACACCGGATATCGGTGCCTGGTCGTACACGATCGACACCATCGCGAAAGCCGAACCGGTCGAAGCCGCCAATCACCGCCAATGCGCCGCACTGATCTACACCACGGGAACCACGGGCGCGCCGAAAGGCGTGATGCTGTCGCATCGCAATCTGCTCTTCATCGCGGCCGTGTCGAGCCGCTTGCGCAAAATCGGCCCGGACGATATCGCGTACGCCGTTCTGCCGATCTCGCACGTGTATGGCTTTGCCTCGGTTTGTCTCGGCAGCCTGCACGCCGGCGCCACCTTGCGCCTCGCGCCACGTTTCGCACCGGAAGCGGTGCGTCGCGCGCTCGCCGAAGAACGCGTTTCGATCTTCCAGGGCGTTCCGGCCATGCACGCCAAACTGCTCGAACATCTGCAAACACATGGCCACACGTGGTCCGCGCCGCACCTGCGCTTTGCCTATTCGGGCGGCTCGCCGCTCGACGCCGCGTTGAAAGCGCACGTCGAAAGCGTCTACGGCCTGCCGCTCCACAACGGCTACGGCATGACCGAGAGCAGCCCGACCGTCTCCCACACCATGCTCGATGCGCCACGCAGCGATTGCTCGGTCGGCGAGGTCATCCCTGGCGTTGAGGTGCGATTCGTCGGGCTCGATGGTGTGGATGCCGCGCCGGGCGAAATCGGCGAACTATGGGTGCGTGGCCCGAACGTGATGCTCGGCTACTACCGCAGCCCGGAGCAGACCCGCGCTGCAGTCACCGAAGACGGCTGGCTCAAGACCGGCGATCTCGCGCGGCAGGACACGGACGGTGCGTTGCATATCGTCGGGCGCAGCAAGGAGCTGATCATCCGCTCAGGCTTCAACGTGTATCCCGCGGAGGTCGAGCATGTGTTGAACGCGCATCCGCAGGTGGTGCAGTCGGCGGTGATCGGGCGCGCGGTAGAGGGTAACGAGGAAGTGGTCGCGTTCGTCGAATTGATCGCAGGCGCGAAGGTGTCGCCGGCTGAACTGATCGCGTGGTGCGGCGAGCGTCTCGCGCCATATAAGCGCCCCGCCGAAGTGAAGGTGCTGGCTGCGCTGCCGGCTGCGTCGACGGGCAAGATTCTCAAGCACCGACTGCGCGATTTCGTCTGA